The proteins below come from a single Zea mays cultivar B73 chromosome 8, Zm-B73-REFERENCE-NAM-5.0, whole genome shotgun sequence genomic window:
- the LOC100192464 gene encoding protein trichome birefringence-like 26 isoform X2, with protein MHVLGCRHRNDLTSLLSIKKYGTNELGKCSLFNGEWIPNPSGPAYTNASCRFIDDHQNCMMNGRPDKEYLHWKWKPYGCDLPPFDAVRFLDSVRNKGWGLIGDSILRNQVQSLLCLLSKAEEPVEVYHDNEFKNRRWHFQSYNFTVSIVWAPFLIKSGIFENEDGVSTSEIQLHLDILDANWTSQYESFDYIIISGGQWFLRTAVYWENGAVVGGHNSQNKNVAELGFEHLYQKTLQNVFNFIVSAKHKPVIFFRTWSPDHFEDGEWFSGGSCRRKLPYNKGEYREGNIERVMRQIELESFNKAVAALRGSADMDRLRLMDTYSLSSLRPDGHVGPYRTPYPFARGSSKSTPVQNDCLHWCVPGPIDAWNDLVMKMALDP; from the exons ATGCATGTCCTTGGATGTAGACACCGGAATGATCTCACTTCATTATTATCCATAAAAAAATATGGGACCAACGAGTTAG GAAAATGCAGTCTTTTCAATGGGGAATGGATACCAAACCCCTCTGGTCCAGCCTATACAAATGCAAGCTGTCGATTTATCGACGATCACCAGAACTGCATGATGAATGGTAGACCTGATAAGGAATATCTACATTGGAAGTGGAAACCTTATGGATGTGATCTTCCACCATTTGATGCAGTAAGATTTCTAGATTCTGTGAGAAACAAAGGTTGGGGACTAATTGGTGACTCCATCCTTCGTAACCAAGTTCAGTCATTGCTTTGCCTTCTGTCTAAG GCTGAAGAACCTGTTGAGGTTTACCATGATAACGAATTCAAAAACAGGAGATGGCACTTCCAATCCTACAACTTCACAGTGTCCATCGTCTGGGCTCCTTTCCTCATCAAATCTGGTATTTTTGAGAATGAGGATGGCGTGTCTACCTCTGAAATACAGCTCCACCTTGATATACTCGATGCTAACTGGACAAGTCAGTATGAGAGCTTTGACTATATTATTATTTCTGGCGGACAATGGTTTCTGAGGACAGCGGTCTACTGGGAGAACGGTGCAGTGGTTGGTGGTCATAATTCTCAGAACAAGAACGTCGCTGAACTTGGTTTTGAGCACCTGTATCAGAAAACTCTACAAAACGTTTTCAACTTCATCGTCTCAGCGAAACACAAGCCAGTAATTTTCTTCAGGACCTGGTCACCTGATCACTTCGAGGATGGAGAGTGGTTCAGCGGTGGGTCTTGTCGCAGGAAATTGCCCTACAACAAGGGAGAGTACAGAGAGGGTAACATCGAGCGTGTCATGAGACAGATCGAGCTTGAGTCCTTCAACAAGGCTGTAGCCGCGCTTAGGGGTTCAGCGGACATGGATAGACTGAGACTGATGGATACCTACAGCCTCTCGTCCTTGAGACCGGACGGCCACGTTGGGCCTTACAGAACACCCTATCCCTTTGCAAGGGGCAGCAGTAAATCCACGCCCGTTCAAAATGATTGCTTGCACTGGTGTGTACCAGGCCCCATTGATGCATGGAATGATCTTGTTATGAAGATGGCCCTGGATCCATGA
- the LOC100192464 gene encoding protein trichome birefringence-like 26 isoform X1 — protein sequence MVGAGRAIRGEGRRVPAARGPLVPGALVLSVLSGAGVADHKRHRNDLTSLLSIKKYGTNELGKCSLFNGEWIPNPSGPAYTNASCRFIDDHQNCMMNGRPDKEYLHWKWKPYGCDLPPFDAVRFLDSVRNKGWGLIGDSILRNQVQSLLCLLSKAEEPVEVYHDNEFKNRRWHFQSYNFTVSIVWAPFLIKSGIFENEDGVSTSEIQLHLDILDANWTSQYESFDYIIISGGQWFLRTAVYWENGAVVGGHNSQNKNVAELGFEHLYQKTLQNVFNFIVSAKHKPVIFFRTWSPDHFEDGEWFSGGSCRRKLPYNKGEYREGNIERVMRQIELESFNKAVAALRGSADMDRLRLMDTYSLSSLRPDGHVGPYRTPYPFARGSSKSTPVQNDCLHWCVPGPIDAWNDLVMKMALDP from the exons ACACCGGAATGATCTCACTTCATTATTATCCATAAAAAAATATGGGACCAACGAGTTAG GAAAATGCAGTCTTTTCAATGGGGAATGGATACCAAACCCCTCTGGTCCAGCCTATACAAATGCAAGCTGTCGATTTATCGACGATCACCAGAACTGCATGATGAATGGTAGACCTGATAAGGAATATCTACATTGGAAGTGGAAACCTTATGGATGTGATCTTCCACCATTTGATGCAGTAAGATTTCTAGATTCTGTGAGAAACAAAGGTTGGGGACTAATTGGTGACTCCATCCTTCGTAACCAAGTTCAGTCATTGCTTTGCCTTCTGTCTAAG GCTGAAGAACCTGTTGAGGTTTACCATGATAACGAATTCAAAAACAGGAGATGGCACTTCCAATCCTACAACTTCACAGTGTCCATCGTCTGGGCTCCTTTCCTCATCAAATCTGGTATTTTTGAGAATGAGGATGGCGTGTCTACCTCTGAAATACAGCTCCACCTTGATATACTCGATGCTAACTGGACAAGTCAGTATGAGAGCTTTGACTATATTATTATTTCTGGCGGACAATGGTTTCTGAGGACAGCGGTCTACTGGGAGAACGGTGCAGTGGTTGGTGGTCATAATTCTCAGAACAAGAACGTCGCTGAACTTGGTTTTGAGCACCTGTATCAGAAAACTCTACAAAACGTTTTCAACTTCATCGTCTCAGCGAAACACAAGCCAGTAATTTTCTTCAGGACCTGGTCACCTGATCACTTCGAGGATGGAGAGTGGTTCAGCGGTGGGTCTTGTCGCAGGAAATTGCCCTACAACAAGGGAGAGTACAGAGAGGGTAACATCGAGCGTGTCATGAGACAGATCGAGCTTGAGTCCTTCAACAAGGCTGTAGCCGCGCTTAGGGGTTCAGCGGACATGGATAGACTGAGACTGATGGATACCTACAGCCTCTCGTCCTTGAGACCGGACGGCCACGTTGGGCCTTACAGAACACCCTATCCCTTTGCAAGGGGCAGCAGTAAATCCACGCCCGTTCAAAATGATTGCTTGCACTGGTGTGTACCAGGCCCCATTGATGCATGGAATGATCTTGTTATGAAGATGGCCCTGGATCCATGA